One Paenibacillus thermoaerophilus genomic window carries:
- a CDS encoding SAM-dependent methyltransferase, giving the protein MAAGESMTGGAAVSRWIGSANAGYARYAQQELVARFGEVGFQELIPGELFLASIRRSEADVARLLRGNEPVFLRHIHPVQTEFPASRGEEDLLRLQQWLESAGPAISPGDRVGVQARRKPETEYGYTPYAVKEALDRVLTERFAAEPVISGPDKVVSVYMGESSVYAGVSAASDNLSDWNGGMIRFKREDGFISRAKFKLLEAEVRFGLDWSAYSRAVDLGAAPGGWTSLLLERGLRVTAIDPGELDPSLTGHPNLTYHRRKAGEVKMERAAYDLLVSDMSWDPRQSAKLVAEIAPAIRPGGTALMTLKLLRGKPFQSMREVEGILAPALRIVKAKQLFHNRDELTLLLTRPSDS; this is encoded by the coding sequence TTGGCTGCAGGTGAGAGCATGACGGGCGGGGCTGCGGTAAGCCGCTGGATCGGTTCCGCCAATGCCGGGTACGCCCGTTACGCCCAGCAGGAGCTCGTCGCCCGGTTCGGCGAAGTCGGCTTTCAGGAGCTGATTCCGGGCGAGCTGTTTCTGGCAAGCATCCGGAGGAGCGAGGCGGACGTCGCGCGATTGCTGCGCGGGAACGAACCGGTGTTTTTGCGCCACATCCATCCGGTGCAAACCGAGTTCCCGGCCTCGCGCGGCGAGGAGGATCTGCTCCGGCTTCAACAGTGGCTGGAGTCGGCCGGTCCGGCCATCTCCCCGGGCGATCGCGTCGGCGTGCAGGCGCGCCGCAAGCCGGAGACGGAGTACGGCTATACGCCGTATGCCGTGAAGGAGGCGCTGGACCGGGTGTTGACGGAACGGTTCGCGGCCGAGCCGGTCATCTCCGGCCCGGACAAAGTCGTCTCGGTCTACATGGGCGAATCGTCCGTCTACGCGGGAGTGTCGGCCGCCAGCGACAACTTGAGCGATTGGAACGGGGGCATGATCCGGTTCAAGCGGGAGGACGGGTTCATCTCCCGAGCCAAGTTCAAGCTGCTGGAAGCGGAGGTCCGGTTCGGGCTCGACTGGTCGGCATACAGCCGCGCCGTCGATCTCGGGGCCGCGCCGGGCGGTTGGACGTCGCTGCTGCTGGAGCGCGGGCTGCGCGTGACCGCGATCGACCCGGGCGAGCTCGATCCGTCGCTGACGGGCCATCCGAACTTGACCTATCACCGGCGCAAAGCGGGAGAGGTCAAGATGGAACGCGCCGCTTACGATCTGCTCGTCAGCGATATGAGCTGGGACCCGAGGCAATCCGCCAAGCTGGTGGCCGAGATCGCCCCGGCCATTCGTCCCGGCGGGACGGCATTAATGACGCTCAAGCTGTTGCGGGGGAAGCCGTTTCAGTCCATGCGCGAAGTGGAAGGCATACTGGCCCCGGCGCTTCGCATTGTCAAGGCGAAGCAGTTGTTCCATAACCGGGACGAACTGACGTTGTTGCTGACTCGGCCAAGCGATTCTTAA
- a CDS encoding DinB family protein, translating into MEQWIEQYAAGPAKLREAVSGLSPQLMTFVPSPGAWSIHEIAVHVCDTEIVAVHRMKKAIAESNPLVLGFDQDEWARRLDYKSEDLELNLAVMESLRAAMTETLRRVKPEDWERTVVHNEAGKLTLRDLLIKFVTHVDVHLKQIERNKSLYAAGG; encoded by the coding sequence ATGGAGCAGTGGATCGAGCAATACGCCGCGGGTCCGGCCAAGCTGCGGGAGGCCGTATCGGGGTTGTCCCCCCAGTTGATGACGTTTGTGCCGTCGCCGGGGGCGTGGAGCATTCACGAGATCGCCGTGCACGTCTGCGATACCGAGATCGTCGCCGTTCACCGGATGAAAAAAGCGATCGCGGAATCGAATCCGCTCGTGCTCGGGTTCGATCAGGACGAATGGGCCCGCAGGCTGGATTACAAGTCCGAGGATTTGGAGCTGAATCTGGCCGTCATGGAATCGCTTCGCGCCGCCATGACGGAGACGCTGCGGCGGGTGAAGCCCGAAGACTGGGAGCGGACGGTCGTTCACAATGAAGCCGGCAAGCTGACGCTGCGCGATCTGCTGATCAAGTTCGTCACGCATGTCGACGTGCACCTGAAGCAGATCGAACGCAACAAATCGCTTTACGCGGCCGGAGGCTGA
- a CDS encoding serine/threonine-protein kinase produces MNGQRNATEHGPSAGTVLADRYRIGPLLGAGGMSRVFACEDLKLPGKRWAVKLLDRISDDFAEAELLSRLRHPALPDIVDAFDWPGGKALVLELIEGETLAERFERSGRSISEETAVDWARQIADCLVYLHSLKPEPIVYRDLKPSNIMLEPGGRIRLIDFGIARTHKPGAAQDTVRMGTIGFAAPEQLEGRQTGPPADVYALGALLHYLLSGGKCPDLRRQGPSLLRSRVDAELCGIVEAMIEPREERRPLTAELASQFALWLGRRVPEPAAASTGRFDGGGLIPAARPEVSAGALLSGQARRLIVVGGWRRSAGATFVAISLARTLDEAGYSCAVTEWPTAVPYLADWLDGGRTGRSRQRGAAGRTRWLPSPPESRAAADLEARISRLRQTGCAVTLVDIGSDGWLSPETQLLFALADGIVVVADTGIGLWRAQPPEALAALRRKEEAGLPVWWIANRDVRAPGREDWIDSFPQPPVCRIPAVPDEVVTPANWEGIPVADREPWGREVRESLSPLVRLWTGGQPASRSVTGFGGLWRKRKGVKSNG; encoded by the coding sequence GTGAACGGACAAAGAAACGCGACGGAACACGGGCCGTCCGCCGGAACGGTGCTGGCGGACCGGTACCGGATCGGTCCGCTGCTGGGCGCAGGCGGCATGAGCCGGGTATTTGCCTGCGAAGACCTGAAGCTGCCGGGGAAGCGTTGGGCGGTCAAGCTGCTCGACCGGATCTCCGACGATTTCGCGGAGGCGGAACTGCTCAGCCGCTTGAGGCATCCGGCATTGCCGGACATCGTGGACGCGTTCGACTGGCCGGGCGGGAAGGCGTTGGTCCTGGAGCTGATCGAAGGAGAGACGCTGGCCGAACGGTTTGAGCGTTCCGGGCGGTCGATCTCCGAAGAAACGGCGGTGGATTGGGCCCGGCAGATCGCCGATTGCCTGGTGTATCTGCACAGCCTGAAGCCGGAGCCGATCGTCTACCGCGACTTGAAGCCTTCCAACATCATGCTGGAACCCGGCGGGCGAATCCGGCTGATCGACTTCGGCATCGCCCGCACGCATAAGCCGGGAGCGGCACAGGATACGGTCCGGATGGGCACGATCGGATTCGCCGCTCCGGAGCAGTTGGAAGGGCGGCAAACCGGCCCGCCGGCCGACGTCTACGCGTTGGGCGCGCTGCTCCATTACTTGCTGAGCGGCGGGAAGTGCCCCGACCTCCGCCGTCAGGGGCCGTCCTTGTTAAGATCCCGTGTTGACGCGGAGCTGTGCGGGATCGTCGAGGCGATGATCGAGCCCCGGGAGGAACGCCGCCCCTTGACCGCGGAGCTGGCCAGTCAATTCGCGTTGTGGCTTGGCCGCCGGGTTCCCGAACCAGCGGCGGCTTCAACCGGGCGCTTCGACGGGGGCGGACTGATTCCGGCCGCTCGGCCGGAGGTTTCGGCTGGCGCCCTGTTGTCGGGGCAAGCCCGCAGGCTGATCGTGGTCGGCGGCTGGCGGAGAAGCGCGGGAGCGACTTTCGTCGCGATCTCCCTCGCACGGACGCTTGATGAGGCCGGTTATAGCTGCGCGGTCACCGAATGGCCGACAGCCGTCCCGTATTTGGCGGATTGGCTGGACGGCGGCAGGACCGGACGAAGCCGCCAGAGAGGCGCCGCCGGACGAACGCGCTGGCTGCCGAGTCCGCCGGAGAGCCGGGCGGCGGCCGATCTCGAAGCGCGGATATCGCGTCTGAGGCAAACCGGCTGCGCCGTGACGCTGGTCGACATCGGCTCGGACGGCTGGCTGTCCCCGGAGACGCAGTTGCTGTTCGCGCTCGCGGACGGCATCGTCGTCGTCGCCGACACCGGGATCGGGCTGTGGCGGGCTCAGCCTCCCGAAGCGTTGGCCGCCTTGAGGCGCAAGGAAGAGGCGGGGCTGCCGGTCTGGTGGATCGCGAACCGGGATGTCCGCGCTCCCGGCCGGGAGGATTGGATCGACAGCTTTCCCCAGCCGCCGGTTTGCCGAATCCCCGCCGTTCCCGACGAAGTCGTGACCCCGGCCAATTGGGAAGGCATTCCCGTTGCCGACCGGGAGCCGTGGGGACGGGAGGTTCGCGAGAGCTTGTCTCCGCTCGTCCGCCTTTGGACAGGCGGGCAGCCCGCCTCCAGGAGCGTGACGGGATTCGGCGGATTGTGGAGAAAGCGGAAAGGAGTCAAAAGCAATGGATAA
- a CDS encoding AAA family ATPase, whose protein sequence is MDKFRVVLLDADHEYVEMLAAYVNSEESLNTELSGWTGTNGLAESLRSHSAHVFAFHVSFADRLPTLPTGCLPVMLTDGGEEASAEGRCVSMHKFQPIRSLIAGLKELYSRQYACPSGAPASKTTTVAIYSTVGGAGKTTVSVLLAKQLARIGKKTLWISLDGIPVAPLPETDVSRPHAFARLLYLLKTDYRALPGKWPGLVCSDLDSGFDYVPLPEETLDLHEMTREDTFRLISSVAEMGLYDYVLLDLDSAHCERSASALQASARIWWLLTESDLCLRKTAKVLRMRQGPMADAIAAKEADIRFILNGGGRDEPPDLDSFGIPVCGRLSHYDTRGGSSRWHAELAEELLGLFFRLEEGGRSWERTRLSTN, encoded by the coding sequence ATGGATAAATTTCGAGTCGTCCTGCTCGATGCGGATCATGAATATGTCGAGATGCTGGCCGCCTATGTCAACAGCGAAGAAAGCTTGAACACCGAGCTGAGCGGCTGGACCGGGACGAACGGGCTTGCGGAGTCGCTCAGGTCGCATTCCGCGCATGTGTTCGCTTTTCACGTTTCGTTTGCCGATCGGCTGCCGACCTTGCCGACCGGCTGTCTGCCGGTCATGCTGACCGACGGGGGAGAAGAGGCGTCCGCCGAAGGCCGTTGCGTCTCGATGCACAAGTTTCAGCCGATCCGTTCGCTGATCGCCGGCCTCAAGGAGCTGTATTCCCGCCAATACGCGTGTCCGTCCGGCGCGCCCGCGTCCAAAACAACGACGGTCGCCATCTATTCGACCGTCGGCGGCGCAGGAAAAACAACAGTGTCCGTCCTGTTGGCGAAGCAGCTTGCGCGGATCGGCAAAAAAACGCTGTGGATCAGTCTGGACGGCATTCCGGTCGCGCCCTTGCCCGAGACGGACGTCTCCCGTCCGCATGCTTTCGCTAGGCTGTTGTATTTGCTTAAAACCGATTATCGGGCGCTGCCCGGCAAATGGCCCGGACTGGTCTGCTCCGATCTCGATTCGGGGTTCGATTACGTGCCGCTGCCCGAGGAAACGCTCGATCTGCATGAGATGACGCGGGAGGATACGTTCCGCCTGATCTCGTCCGTCGCCGAGATGGGCCTCTACGACTACGTACTGCTGGATCTGGATTCCGCCCACTGCGAACGTTCGGCGTCGGCCTTGCAGGCGTCGGCCCGCATCTGGTGGCTGCTGACGGAATCGGACCTCTGCCTCCGCAAGACGGCCAAGGTGCTGCGCATGCGCCAGGGGCCGATGGCCGACGCAATCGCGGCGAAAGAAGCGGATATCCGGTTTATTCTGAACGGCGGCGGCCGGGACGAGCCGCCGGATCTGGACAGCTTCGGCATCCCGGTCTGCGGCCGGTTAAGCCATTACGATACGCGGGGCGGTTCGAGCCGCTGGCATGCGGAGTTGGCCGAGGAGCTGCTCGGGCTGTTTTTCCGGCTGGAGGAAGGAGGGCGCTCATGGGAACGGACACGGTTGTCCACGAATTGA